The nucleotide sequence CGAGCGCAACATGTCGAAGGCCGCAAGACTTGCGGGGATCGACAGAACGACGTTGTACCGGCTTCTGGACAAGCATTCGATCGATGCCGGCTCCAGACCGATGCCGGCGGTGGCGATCGACACCGCCGATGTCCCGCCAGACCCGGCACGGCTGGCAGACTAACCCGCTGGTAGCTGTAATTCCCCACGAAATGGGGAACACATCTCTGGCCGGCATTCCCGCGAAAGCGGGAACACATGTGCCGCCGTCATTCCCGCCGTAGGGCGCAGATGCATCCGCGCCTCGGGAATCCACGTTGACGGTCTTCACTTCGCTGTGTGACCGCGCTGGAACAGACGTTGCAAGCATCTCTGTTCTTGTATCAGCCAAGACAGGTTCACATAGTGCTCGGGTTCAATTGCAGCGACTGATTTTCCACTTTGCGCGCGGGCACATTCTGACGATGACATGCTCGCAGCTTTAAGGAACGCGACGACAGAGGTCTGGGACCACAGAGACCTTCTCGAGCAGTTGGCACTCCGCGACATCAAGCTTCGCTACAAACAGGCCGCGATGGGCTTCATGTGGGCGGTGTTCATGCCATGCCTGATCGTCCTCTCCGGACTCATCATCAGGTATGCGATGGCGCGGATCGCAGGACAGACGCTCGTACGCACAGACATTGCAAACATCGCTGTCAAGGGTGTCGGATGGGCATTCTTCGTTGGCGCGCTTGGCTTTGCCACGTCGAGCCTCATCGGCAACGCAAATCTCGTAACCAAGATCTATTTCCCGCGCGAAGTTTTGCCACTCTCCGCTGTGATCGCGCAGAGCTTCGACACCGGCATCGGCTTGGTGACGCTCTGCGTCATTCTTCCATTTCTCGGCGTTACGCTGCACCCCAGCATGCTGTGGGTGCCGATATTACTCGCGCTGCTAGTGTTGTTCACCACGGCGGCATCACTTTTCTTGAGCTGCGCGAATCTATTCTTTCGTGATGTCAAATACATCGTGCAGATCGTGCTGATGTTCGGAATATTCTTCACACCTGTGTTCTTCGAACCGTTCATGCTTGGCGCGCGCGGCGCTCATCTTGCGATGCTCAATCCACTGACGGGGATACTGGAAGGATTGCGGCTGAGCATTGTCTCCGGTCACAACCTGGTGCACCCGTTATCAACGCTCGTGCACGGCGCTGTGACGCCGGTCTGGGAACCGTGGGAACTCGCCTACTCCGCGGTGTGGGCAGGTGCTGGGACCGTCGGCGCGACCGTAATGTTCCGGCGGCTTCAGCCGTTGTTCGCCGAGTATATCTAAGACCTGATGACAGATACATCGGTCGAAATCGACGCAATCTGGAAGAAGTTTCGTAAAGGCGAGCGTCAGGACAGCCTGCGCGACCTCATTCCCGCCGCGGTCAAACGCATGCTGCGCGGACCCGATCCATCAAGGGAGCTGCGCAGCGACGACTTCTGGGCGCTGCAGGACATTTCCTTCTCGGTGGAGCGTGGCGCGGCGCTCGGCATCATCGGCCATAACGGCGCAGGGAAGTCGACACTACTCAAGATTCTTACCAGGCTGCTGACTCCAACCCGCGGGACGTACGTCACGCATGGGCGTATCGGCGCACTCATCGAAGTCACGGCGGGATTTCACCAGGACCTCACCGGACGCGAGAATATTTTTCTGAACGGTGCGATCATTGGCCTGCGCAAGGCAGATATAGCCAGGCGCTTCGATGCGATTGTTGAATTCTCGGGCATCGGAGAGTTCATTGACACACCTGTTAAGCGCTACAGCTCCGGAATGAACGCGCGCCTCGGCTTTTCCATTGCGGCGCATCTGGATCCGGAGATCCTGATTGTCGACGAGGTGCTTTCGGTGGGAGACTTTACGTTCCAGGGGAAGTGCGTAAAGTGGATGCAGGACACACTCAAGAAGGGAACG is from Gemmatimonadota bacterium and encodes:
- a CDS encoding ABC transporter permease — protein: MLAALRNATTEVWDHRDLLEQLALRDIKLRYKQAAMGFMWAVFMPCLIVLSGLIIRYAMARIAGQTLVRTDIANIAVKGVGWAFFVGALGFATSSLIGNANLVTKIYFPREVLPLSAVIAQSFDTGIGLVTLCVILPFLGVTLHPSMLWVPILLALLVLFTTAASLFLSCANLFFRDVKYIVQIVLMFGIFFTPVFFEPFMLGARGAHLAMLNPLTGILEGLRLSIVSGHNLVHPLSTLVHGAVTPVWEPWELAYSAVWAGAGTVGATVMFRRLQPLFAEYI